ACCTTCAGCGCCGCAACGCTTCCGTCTCTCCCCATAGTCGGACAGATTATTGACATCACCTACACCCAGACCCCAGGCGGGCCGATGGAAGCGACCAATTTGAATTTGTCGAAGAGCAATGTCAATTAGCCCTTCAACAGACAAGGAGGTGTCACCATGAAGAAGTTTTTAACACTAGCACTGGCTATAACATTCCTGGTTGCCTTCGCGGGTCTCAGCGTCGCGCAGCAGCAGGAGAGGAAGGTCATGGAAAAACCGGCCACATCTCCTCCGGCGGGCGTAGCGCAGGGGAAAGATCAGTGCGCGGACCATAAGAACAACGCGAACAAATATACGGCCTGTCAGAAAGCCGCACGGCTTGGCAGCGGCCAGGTCGGCGGAGGTCCGGCGCAACAGGTCTCTGTGTGCTCCGGTGGGTACTGGTGGACGGGCGGTTGGGGAGGGTGGACGCAGGGTGGACCATGCAGTCCGGAAGGCGCAATCAAGTAGTGATTGAGCTAGAACACCACCGCCGATTTCGTGGACGTTATACCGAGCCGGCCTTTCGGTGAGGGATCGGGGGGCACCGTACTTCATTCTAGGGCTGGGGGTTGCGAAGTTCAGATGGTATCCCCATAAGTCAAGAATTCGAAGCCTCGGCAATTCCGTCCTGGGCGCGACGTTAAACGGCACGCTTTCTTTTTTCTGCTCGCCCCTGGCCCGCCTCTTTGACCAAGGCCTCATGGAGCAGCGTCTTGATGTAGCTCTGATACTTCGGAATCCCTTTGCGCTTGCCCAACCGTTTGGCCAACTCCAGATCGGTGACCGAAAGCCGGATGCTCACCTGTTTGGTGGGAGGCTCCAGCACATAAGGCCGTTTCAATTCTCCCCGCTCATCGCGCTCTTCGTCCAGAAAGGCCGGATCAATCGCGTCCAGAATGCAGTCGGGGCAAAACCAGCGGCCTTGATCATCCTGATACATCGCCTGACCGCATGTTTTACACTTCTTGGTCATCTCTTTCTCATCTCCCGATGCCAGAGTAAAATCTGTGTTCTCTTTGTAGGCCAGGTGGTGATCACATGGACGTGATCCCCACCCCGCCGGATGAAGACTACGGTCAGGAATCGTCCCTGAAAGGTCCGACCTACGGCCTTCAATATCGGACCCCTCTGACCGATCACCACCATCGGACCGGCGAAGATCTCCTCGAACTCCTCCTCGTGAATGTCACCATGCCGCACCTGATAATGCGGCTTCTTTGTTTTTTTGTCATAGGCAAACGTCATGTTCATATTGTATTGACTTGTCGATACATACTAATAATAGCTCAAAAGGTCGGTTCACGTCAATTTGACTCTTTTTCCGTCTCCCCGCGACTCCCTAGGCAGAGAGTACGAAATCGGGGGCGTCGTAAGTCATTCTGGAGCTGAGGGTTGCGGAATGCAGCATGGTGTCCCCGTAACTCAGATGGAACTCTATCTCGAACAGCGAAGCCGCTCACGCGCGGCTCTCAACACTTGGTCGGCGGACTTGGTGACTGGCGCCCCTGCTCGGATTTCTTGATCCGGCCGGGAGATCTCTACAAGCCAAGCTGATTTGATCGCCTCATCATCCTGCCCTCAAGGCTTTGGACTAGGAGCGCCGCCAGCTCAGCACAATCCTTGGTCGGGAGTGCCATCACCTTGGCTGTTAGCTCGTTGAGTTCACTCATATCTGTCCTCCGTATAACGTATTGCAGGTCACTTGCGCAGGCAGCCACCCTGCGCCGATTGAGGGGGGGGACGACCGGTGATAAACAACACCTTCAGCTCCTCAAAACGTTTCGCAGCATTCCGATTATCTCGCCACGAGAATTCCTCGACCAGCTTCGCTGAGGCTGCACTGTAGAATTCGGCATCAGGTTCGGCAGTACTAAGGAGTGCTCCGGCCGGCCAATCCCCCGCCCCTCCACCACGATCGCACCCAACTTTGTAAGCTCGTCATCATTTGCAGCCCGTGAAGTGCGGGTGCATTGTGACCGTGTCGCTACTGGCGATCGAAGGATGCGTGGCAATCCGACGCGCAGTATGGCTGCGAGCCGCAGGCGACACAATCTCTTCAAATGAGATTCCAGGCGATTCTGATTCTGACGAATCCGGCGGAGGAAGCGCAAGCTCGGCATGTCGCCGTTTCGGACTCAGATATAGCGAATCCTAAGCCCGCCGTCATACCAATTTCTCCCATCTCGATAGCCTTGCTATCGTCTGTTCCGGTCATGATCATCCAGCTTCCGCCTTCCCGCTGAGGAAACACGCAGCTCCCCTAGAAAACAGCGTTCAGCCATCAGCTTCAGACAAACCCCCCTAACCCCCCTTTCGTAAAGGGGGGGATATTCCTGATACCCCTCCGTACCTCCTCATTTCTTAAGGGGGGGCATTACTGATACGCCTCCTCGCCTCCCCCTTTCGCAAAGGGGGATTGAGGGTTTTCATTCGCCGGAGTGCGGCGGCGGTCGCATCGGATACTACTCCACAAATTCACTTGTATTTCTGTCAATACGCATCATAA
This genomic interval from Candidatus Methylomirabilis tolerans contains the following:
- a CDS encoding BrnA antitoxin family protein, which produces MTKKCKTCGQAMYQDDQGRWFCPDCILDAIDPAFLDEERDERGELKRPYVLEPPTKQVSIRLSVTDLELAKRLGKRKGIPKYQSYIKTLLHEALVKEAGQGRAEKRKRAV